TGGCGATCTCGTCGACCTCGGGCAGCCCCGAGCGGCGCAGGAAGCCCTCCACCACGAGGAACCACTCATCGGAGGTCCGGCGCTCGTCGGAGGCGACGACGAAGTCGGCGACGAGCTCGTCGCCGTCGAACAGCCCGATGCTGGTCTCGGCGTTGCCCGCGTCGATCGCCAGCAGGGTCATTCCGACCCCACGGTCACGCGCCCGCGCTCGCTCATACGGTCACCAGGTCGCCTCGCTTGAGGCCGGAGTCGGCCGGGACCTCGGCGGCGTCGTGGCCGAGCGTGACGATCGAGTTGTCGGCATCGACGAACACGACGCTGGGCTCGAGCCGGCGCGCCTCGGCGTCGTCGACCTGCGCGTAGGCGATGAGGATGACGATGTCGCCGGGGTGCACGAGGTGGGCCGCGGCGCCGTTGATCCCGATGACGCCCGAGCCGCGGGGGCCGGCGATCGTGTAGGTCTCGAGGCGGGCGCCGTTGGTGACGTCGACGATGTGCACGAG
This genomic interval from Aeromicrobium choanae contains the following:
- the panD gene encoding aspartate 1-decarboxylase, which codes for MLRTMMKSKIHRATVTQADLHYVGSVTVDEDLLDASDILPGELVHIVDVTNGARLETYTIAGPRGSGVIGINGAAAHLVHPGDIVILIAYAQVDDAEARRLEPSVVFVDADNSIVTLGHDAAEVPADSGLKRGDLVTV